The following coding sequences are from one Nicotiana tabacum cultivar K326 chromosome 1, ASM71507v2, whole genome shotgun sequence window:
- the LOC142181224 gene encoding secreted RxLR effector protein 161-like has product MEESKEIDRPIATATKLDIDKPSSSVDQKFYWGMNGSLLYLTTSRPDIVFNVGICARFQANPKESHLNAVKGILRYLKGTTDLCLWYPKGSNFNLVEYADADYAGFLVDRKSTSCMAHFLGPFLVSLATKKQNSVALSTVEAEYVAATSCCGQLLWIKQQLVDFVIEVGCIPIFCDNTSAISMVKNHVHHKRTKHIDVRHHYLINNNKKGLISIEFCAADKQIVDIFSKALSRENFGRNRLELGMIKIT; this is encoded by the coding sequence atggaggaatcaaaggaaatagatagacccattgcaactgccacaaAATTAGACATTGATAAACCTagttcatcagttgatcaaaagttTTATTGGGGTATGaatggttcactcttgtatctaacaactagcagacctgacatagtCTTCAATGTAGGGATTTGTGCTCGCTTCCAGGCCAATCCAAAAGAATCTCACTTGAATGCTGTCAAAGGgatactaagatacttgaaaggcaccactgatctatgtctttggtatcccaaaggtagtaatttcaatctagtagaatatgctgatgctgattatgcaggtttccttgtggataggaaaagcacctcATGTATGGCTCACTTTCTTGGTCCATTTCTAGTATCCTtggccactaaaaagcaaaattcagtggccttatccactgttgaggctgaatatgttgctGCTACATCTTGTTGTGGTCAATTGTTATGGATAAAACAACAGCTGGTAGATTTTgtcattgaagttggttgcattcctatattctgtgataacactagtgctataagtatggtAAAGAAtcatgttcatcataagaggactaagcacatagatgttagacaccactacttaataaataacaataagaaaggattgatctccatagaattttGTGCTGCTGATAAGCAAATTGTTGACATCTTctctaaagcactgagtagagaaaactttggaaggaacaggttggaattagggatgattaagatcacctaa